In one window of Vibrio sp. DW001 DNA:
- the aat gene encoding leucyl/phenylalanyl-tRNA--protein transferase — translation MTIYLPELDSDLLLFPSPEEALKEPNGLLALGGDLKVERLVEAYNHGIFPWYSPNEPILWWSPSPRAVIVPSDFKPSRSLRKFYRQSDYTISINVNTKKVIELCGSLRDENEMWLNPEMQVAYSQLASTGYCHSVEVWQDRELIGGLYGIQVGKLFCGESMFSTKTNASKIALWAFCEHFHSYGGELIDCQVLNPHTHSLGAIELSRTKFLEKLELLKSERLDSACYQPQWLNIPPSNKL, via the coding sequence ATGACCATTTATTTGCCAGAACTAGACTCAGATTTGCTCTTATTCCCTTCACCTGAAGAAGCGTTGAAGGAGCCCAATGGATTGCTTGCTTTAGGAGGAGACCTAAAAGTCGAACGACTAGTTGAGGCCTATAACCATGGCATATTTCCATGGTATAGCCCTAATGAGCCTATACTTTGGTGGAGCCCCTCACCTAGAGCCGTTATTGTCCCTAGTGATTTTAAGCCCTCTCGTAGCTTGAGGAAGTTTTATCGTCAATCGGACTACACCATCAGCATCAACGTAAACACGAAGAAAGTCATAGAGTTATGCGGCTCATTAAGGGATGAAAACGAAATGTGGTTGAACCCAGAAATGCAGGTTGCATATAGTCAACTCGCTTCAACAGGGTACTGCCATTCGGTTGAGGTTTGGCAAGATCGCGAACTAATTGGTGGATTATATGGTATTCAGGTTGGCAAACTGTTTTGTGGCGAGTCAATGTTTAGCACCAAAACAAACGCATCAAAAATTGCATTATGGGCCTTCTGCGAACACTTCCATTCATATGGCGGTGAATTAATCGACTGCCAAGTGCTTAACCCACACACTCATTCTTTAGGGGCGATTGAGTTATCTCGTACCAAGTTCTTAGAAAAGCTAGAGCTTTTAAAATCAGAAAGACTCGATAGCGCTTGTTATCAACCACAGTGGCTCAATATTCCACCTTCGAATAAGCTGTAA
- the cspD gene encoding cold shock domain-containing protein CspD — protein sequence MATGTVKWFNNAKGFGFICPEGEDGDIFAHYSTIKMDGYRTLKAGQQVSYEVEDGPKGSHASSVVPVEGQQVK from the coding sequence ATGGCTACAGGTACAGTTAAGTGGTTCAACAACGCCAAAGGATTTGGATTTATCTGCCCAGAAGGTGAAGACGGAGATATCTTTGCTCATTACTCGACGATAAAAATGGACGGATACCGTACATTAAAAGCGGGTCAGCAGGTATCTTACGAAGTTGAAGACGGACCTAAAGGTTCCCACGCTAGTTCAGTTGTTCCCGTTGAAGGTCAACAAGTAAAATAA
- a CDS encoding NADP-dependent isocitrate dehydrogenase — MPTEKPTIIYTITDEAPALATHSLLPIIRAFTASSGIDVDTRDISLAGRVIANFPEYLKEEQRIDDALAELGELATTPEANIIKLPNVSASVPQLQAVVKELQSKGYALPNYPEEATNDEQKAVKAVYDKIKGSAVNPVLREGNSDRRAPTSVKNYAKKNPHSMGAWAKDSNTHVVSMSDNDFFGSETSVTIDGEDEVSIQLVKASGDTVIFKEKIALKDKEIIDASVMNKKALVAFFEAETAKAKQENVLLSLHLKATMMKVSDPVIFGYAVKVYFKAVFEKYGQLFDELGVDVNNGIGDVYAKIQDLPQAQKEEIEAAIQSVYDIQPPLAMVDSDRGITNLHVPSDVIVDASMPAMIRASGQMWGPDGKQKDTKAMIPDRCYAGVYQTVIDFCKENGAFDPTTMGSVPNVGLMAQKAEEYGSHDKTFVIQEAGTVNVVNTSGVVLMEQAVEEGDIFRMCQVKDAPIQDWVKLAVTRARATGVPAIFWLDEARAHDAQLIKKVEQYLPNYDTSGLEIKILSPVEATEFSLVRIKAGLDTISVTGNVLRDYLTDLFPILELGTSAKMLSIVPLMNGGGLFETGAGGSAPKHVQQVEKENHLRWDSLGEFLALAASLEHLSVVTGNARAKVLADTLDKATGKFLDTNKSPSRRVGELDNRGSHFYLAMYWAEALKEQVQDAQLAKEFAPIAAELNANENVIVNELNKVQGVKGELGGYYAPVDALVSALMRPSATLNQLIDNL; from the coding sequence ATGCCTACAGAAAAACCGACCATCATTTATACCATTACAGATGAAGCTCCAGCTTTGGCAACGCACTCATTGCTGCCAATTATTCGAGCGTTTACAGCATCTTCTGGTATTGACGTTGATACTCGTGATATTTCGTTAGCGGGACGTGTAATAGCGAACTTCCCAGAGTATTTAAAAGAAGAACAACGCATTGACGATGCGTTAGCAGAGCTAGGTGAATTAGCCACAACCCCAGAAGCAAATATTATCAAGCTTCCCAATGTTTCTGCGTCTGTTCCACAGCTACAAGCAGTAGTTAAGGAACTTCAGTCTAAAGGATACGCGTTACCTAACTATCCTGAAGAAGCGACAAACGATGAGCAAAAAGCGGTAAAAGCCGTCTATGATAAGATTAAAGGTAGCGCAGTCAATCCTGTGTTACGTGAAGGTAATTCAGACCGCCGAGCGCCAACATCAGTGAAAAATTATGCCAAGAAAAACCCACATTCAATGGGTGCTTGGGCGAAAGATTCCAATACTCATGTTGTTAGTATGTCAGACAATGACTTCTTTGGTAGCGAAACATCCGTCACTATTGATGGCGAGGATGAGGTAAGCATTCAACTTGTTAAAGCAAGTGGTGATACGGTTATTTTTAAAGAAAAAATAGCATTGAAAGATAAAGAAATTATTGATGCCTCAGTAATGAACAAAAAAGCACTTGTTGCATTTTTTGAAGCAGAAACGGCAAAAGCAAAACAAGAAAATGTATTGTTGTCGCTTCATCTGAAGGCGACAATGATGAAGGTATCTGACCCGGTCATATTTGGTTACGCGGTTAAGGTCTATTTTAAAGCGGTATTCGAAAAATATGGCCAGCTTTTTGATGAGCTAGGTGTAGATGTAAATAACGGTATTGGTGATGTTTACGCGAAGATCCAAGATCTACCACAAGCTCAAAAAGAAGAGATTGAAGCGGCGATACAAAGTGTATACGACATTCAACCTCCTCTCGCTATGGTTGATTCAGATCGCGGTATCACTAACCTGCATGTACCTAGTGATGTCATTGTTGATGCTTCGATGCCTGCAATGATTCGAGCTTCTGGTCAAATGTGGGGTCCAGACGGTAAGCAAAAAGATACCAAAGCAATGATTCCAGATCGCTGTTATGCAGGTGTATACCAAACCGTTATTGATTTCTGTAAAGAAAATGGTGCCTTTGACCCGACTACGATGGGAAGCGTACCAAATGTTGGTTTGATGGCGCAAAAAGCAGAAGAATATGGTTCGCACGATAAAACATTTGTTATTCAAGAAGCGGGCACAGTTAATGTTGTCAACACATCTGGTGTTGTGTTAATGGAACAGGCGGTAGAAGAAGGCGATATCTTCCGTATGTGCCAAGTAAAAGATGCACCAATCCAAGATTGGGTAAAACTTGCTGTTACTCGTGCTCGTGCAACGGGTGTTCCTGCGATTTTTTGGTTAGACGAAGCGCGTGCTCATGACGCTCAACTAATCAAAAAAGTGGAACAGTATCTGCCGAATTATGACACCTCTGGATTAGAGATTAAGATTCTTTCGCCAGTTGAAGCGACAGAGTTCTCTTTGGTTAGAATAAAAGCAGGATTAGATACTATTTCAGTTACAGGTAATGTTCTTCGAGATTACCTTACTGATTTATTCCCAATTTTGGAGCTCGGTACATCCGCTAAGATGCTATCGATCGTGCCACTAATGAATGGTGGAGGCTTGTTTGAAACAGGTGCAGGAGGCTCAGCGCCAAAGCACGTACAACAAGTAGAAAAAGAAAACCATCTGCGCTGGGATTCACTTGGTGAGTTCTTAGCATTGGCCGCTTCTTTAGAGCATTTAAGTGTTGTTACTGGTAATGCTAGAGCGAAAGTTCTTGCTGATACTCTGGATAAGGCAACAGGTAAATTCTTAGATACTAACAAGTCGCCTTCTCGTCGAGTTGGTGAGTTAGATAACCGAGGAAGCCATTTCTATTTAGCAATGTACTGGGCTGAAGCGTTAAAAGAGCAGGTACAGGATGCACAACTTGCGAAAGAGTTTGCACCGATTGCCGCAGAACTGAATGCTAACGAAAATGTCATTGTGAATGAGTTAAATAAAGTGCAAGGTGTTAAAGGTGAGTTGGGCGGCTATTATGCTCCTGTTGATGCTTTGGTATCAGCGTTGATGCGACCTAGTGCTACGTTGAATCAATTGATAGATAACTTGTAA
- the infA gene encoding translation initiation factor IF-1, whose product MAKEDVIELQGTVLDTLPNTMFRVELENGHVVTAHISGKMRKNYIRILTGDKVTVEMTPYDLSKGRIVFRAR is encoded by the coding sequence ATGGCTAAAGAAGACGTAATTGAATTGCAAGGCACTGTTCTTGATACTTTGCCTAACACTATGTTCCGTGTTGAGCTTGAAAATGGTCACGTTGTGACAGCTCATATCTCTGGTAAAATGCGTAAAAACTACATTCGTATTCTTACTGGCGATAAGGTAACTGTTGAGATGACACCATACGACCTTTCGAAAGGACGTATTGTTTTCCGTGCTCGTTAA
- a CDS encoding pseudouridine synthase gives MSSQLKCTKSKQFNKSSSSHFKHAHPVSSSKHRAKSRRTKPTISPEERKVIVFNKPYDTLSQFTDGEGRKTLADYIPIKDIYAAGRLDRDSEGLMILTNDGILQAKLTQPSSKSPKTYWVQIEGAPKESDIDKLRKGVELKDGLTLPAIIEVMDEPNIWPRNPPVRFRAAIPTTWLSITIYEGRNRQVRRMTANIGHPTLRLIRYSMANQNLQELKPGEFRVIDM, from the coding sequence ATGTCTTCGCAGTTAAAATGCACTAAATCCAAACAATTCAATAAGTCTAGTTCTTCGCATTTTAAACACGCACACCCTGTTTCTTCGAGTAAACACAGGGCAAAGAGTCGCAGGACTAAGCCAACTATATCGCCGGAAGAAAGAAAAGTGATCGTGTTCAACAAACCTTACGATACTTTAAGTCAGTTTACCGATGGTGAAGGAAGAAAAACGTTAGCGGATTACATACCCATTAAAGATATTTACGCGGCAGGCAGACTAGATAGGGATAGCGAAGGATTGATGATCTTAACCAATGACGGCATCTTGCAAGCCAAGTTAACTCAACCGAGCTCAAAATCACCTAAGACTTATTGGGTCCAGATCGAAGGGGCGCCAAAAGAGTCGGACATAGACAAACTTAGAAAGGGGGTCGAATTAAAAGATGGTTTAACGCTTCCAGCGATTATTGAAGTGATGGACGAACCGAATATATGGCCACGAAATCCACCAGTTCGTTTTAGAGCCGCAATTCCGACGACTTGGCTTTCGATTACTATTTATGAAGGTAGAAATCGCCAAGTGCGTAGAATGACCGCGAATATTGGCCATCCTACTTTACGGCTTATCCGTTATTCAATGGCAAACCAAAATCTTCAAGAATTGAAACCCGGTGAGTTCCGAGTCATTGACATGTAA
- the clpA gene encoding ATP-dependent Clp protease ATP-binding subunit ClpA gives MLNKELETSLNGAFARARDKRHEFMTVEHLLLALLDNNAARETLKACKADIEVLKIELDTFIDQTTPLIPENDESRETQPTLSFQRVLQRAVFHVQSSGRNEVSGANVLVAIFSEQESHAAYLLKKHDVSRLDIVNYISHGISKSSDKDDESSPDVFGSSPQQEDIPADERLEAFATNLNNVAKNGDIDPLIGRDKELERTIQVLCRRRKNNPLLVGEAGVGKTAIAEGLAWRIVEGLVPEVIQDSIIYSLDIGSLLAGTKYRGDFEKRFKGILKQLENEKDAILFIDEIHTIIGAGAASGGQVDAANLIKPLLSSGKLRCIGSTTYQEYSSIFEKERALSRRFQKIDVIEPSLDDTTKILIGLKSKYEAHHEVRYTNKALRAAVELSAKYINERHLPDKAIDVIDEAGARSRLMPASRRKKTVSVADIESMVAKMARIPEKSVSSSDKDTLQELEKRMKMLVFGQDPAIGVLSEAIKLTRAGLGADNKPVGSFLFAGPTGVGKTEVTLQLAKLLGIELLRFDMSEYGERHSVSRLIGAPPGYVGYDQGGLLTDAVIKNPHAVVLLDEIEKAHPDIFNLLLQVMDNGTLTDNNGRKADFRNVILVMTTNAGVSETEKKSMGLIQQDNTTDAMAEIKKVFTPEFRNRLDSIIWFNSLSEDVIHQVVDKFIVELQALLDARGVSLEVSEDARCWLATKGYDKTMGARPMGRVIQDRLKKPLANELLFGSLVNGGTVKVNLTDGELEFHYFNAQEEPVH, from the coding sequence ATGCTTAACAAAGAATTAGAAACAAGTCTTAACGGCGCTTTTGCCCGTGCTCGAGATAAACGGCATGAGTTTATGACGGTCGAACACCTATTACTCGCTCTACTGGACAACAACGCAGCAAGAGAAACACTCAAAGCCTGTAAAGCTGATATTGAGGTGTTGAAAATTGAGCTAGATACCTTCATTGATCAAACCACACCACTTATTCCAGAAAATGATGAAAGCAGAGAGACGCAACCAACACTGAGTTTTCAGCGCGTGTTGCAAAGAGCGGTTTTTCACGTTCAGTCCTCTGGTCGCAACGAAGTGTCAGGTGCAAATGTTCTGGTCGCCATCTTTAGTGAGCAGGAGTCCCATGCGGCTTACTTGTTGAAAAAACATGACGTGAGTCGATTAGATATTGTTAACTATATCTCCCATGGTATTTCTAAGTCATCCGATAAGGATGATGAATCGTCACCTGATGTTTTTGGTAGCAGCCCACAACAAGAAGATATCCCAGCAGATGAGCGCTTAGAAGCTTTCGCGACCAATCTAAATAATGTTGCGAAAAACGGCGACATAGATCCGTTGATTGGTCGAGATAAGGAACTGGAGCGAACTATCCAAGTTCTTTGTCGTAGACGCAAGAATAACCCATTGTTAGTTGGTGAAGCTGGTGTCGGAAAAACGGCTATCGCAGAAGGCCTAGCTTGGCGTATTGTTGAAGGTTTAGTACCAGAAGTTATTCAGGACAGCATAATCTATTCTCTTGATATCGGGTCTTTACTGGCGGGCACCAAATATCGTGGTGATTTTGAGAAACGATTTAAAGGGATACTTAAGCAGCTAGAAAACGAAAAAGATGCCATTCTATTTATAGACGAGATCCACACCATTATTGGTGCTGGTGCGGCGTCAGGTGGTCAAGTGGATGCGGCGAACCTAATTAAGCCACTATTGAGTAGCGGTAAACTGCGTTGTATTGGTTCAACGACCTATCAAGAGTACAGCAGTATTTTCGAAAAAGAACGTGCGCTTTCTCGACGGTTCCAAAAGATAGATGTTATCGAACCATCGTTAGACGATACCACTAAAATTCTGATTGGTCTTAAATCAAAATACGAGGCCCATCATGAAGTGCGCTATACGAATAAAGCGCTTAGAGCCGCGGTTGAGTTGTCAGCAAAGTACATCAATGAACGCCATCTACCAGATAAAGCGATTGATGTGATTGACGAAGCCGGTGCTCGCAGTCGACTGATGCCAGCGAGTCGTCGTAAAAAAACGGTGAGCGTCGCGGATATTGAGTCGATGGTCGCGAAAATGGCTCGCATACCTGAAAAATCTGTCTCATCTTCAGACAAAGACACGTTACAGGAACTCGAGAAACGAATGAAGATGCTCGTGTTTGGTCAAGATCCTGCTATCGGAGTACTTAGTGAAGCGATAAAGCTAACGAGGGCTGGATTAGGTGCAGACAATAAACCTGTCGGTTCGTTCTTATTTGCCGGTCCTACCGGTGTCGGTAAAACAGAAGTTACCTTGCAGCTAGCAAAACTGCTTGGTATAGAACTGCTTCGTTTTGATATGTCTGAGTATGGTGAACGGCATTCTGTCAGCCGATTAATTGGTGCGCCTCCAGGTTATGTAGGTTATGACCAAGGTGGCTTATTAACGGACGCTGTTATAAAGAACCCACATGCCGTAGTGCTGTTGGATGAGATTGAAAAAGCGCATCCAGATATCTTCAACCTGTTATTACAAGTAATGGATAACGGTACCCTGACGGACAATAATGGTCGGAAAGCTGATTTTCGAAATGTCATTCTAGTAATGACCACGAATGCTGGGGTTTCGGAAACAGAGAAGAAATCGATGGGTCTGATTCAACAAGACAATACCACCGATGCAATGGCTGAGATAAAGAAAGTCTTTACGCCAGAGTTTAGAAACCGTTTAGACAGTATTATTTGGTTTAACAGCTTGAGCGAAGACGTTATTCATCAAGTAGTGGATAAGTTTATTGTTGAACTACAGGCGCTCTTAGACGCACGTGGTGTCTCTTTAGAAGTTTCTGAAGATGCAAGGTGCTGGTTAGCAACGAAAGGCTATGATAAGACAATGGGCGCTCGCCCGATGGGACGTGTCATTCAGGATAGACTAAAGAAACCGCTCGCGAATGAACTGTTGTTTGGTTCGTTAGTGAATGGTGGCACAGTAAAAGTCAATCTGACGGATGGTGAGCTGGAGTTTCATTATTTCAACGCACAAGAAGAGCCAGTTCATTAG
- the mnmA gene encoding tRNA 2-thiouridine(34) synthase MnmA gives MPDNSQKKVIVGMSGGVDSSVSAYLLQQQGYQVEGLFMKNWEEDDGEEYCTAAEDLADAQSVCDKLGIYLHTINFAAEYWDNVFEYFLAEYKAGRTPNPDILCNKEIKFKAFLEFADEVLDADYIAMGHYVRRTFPQQGEKPQMLRGIDGNKDQSYFLYTLSHEQVERSLFPVGELEKPEVRRIAEEQGLITAEKKDSTGICFIGERKFTDFLGRYLPAQPGQIETPDGKVIGEHQGLMYHTLGQRKGLHIGGQKGGGGNEDPWYVADKDLKRNVLIAVQGADHPLLKSTGLLASQLHWVNRGVISESMSCTVKTRYRQQDIPCTIIPIDDENIKVIFDEPQVAVTPGQSAVFYRNDICLGGGIIEQRI, from the coding sequence ATGCCTGATAACAGCCAAAAGAAAGTCATTGTCGGAATGTCCGGCGGTGTAGATTCATCCGTATCTGCCTATCTTCTCCAACAACAGGGCTATCAAGTAGAAGGCCTGTTTATGAAGAACTGGGAAGAAGACGATGGTGAAGAGTACTGCACTGCAGCTGAAGACCTTGCCGATGCGCAATCGGTTTGTGACAAGCTAGGTATCTATCTTCATACCATTAATTTCGCAGCCGAGTATTGGGATAACGTATTTGAATACTTTTTAGCTGAATATAAAGCAGGACGTACACCAAACCCTGACATTCTTTGTAATAAAGAGATCAAATTCAAAGCATTTCTAGAATTTGCCGATGAAGTCCTTGATGCTGACTATATCGCCATGGGACATTATGTCCGTCGAACCTTCCCACAACAAGGGGAGAAACCACAGATGTTGCGTGGTATTGATGGCAATAAAGACCAGAGTTACTTCCTCTATACACTGAGCCACGAACAGGTTGAACGAAGCCTTTTTCCCGTGGGTGAACTGGAAAAACCAGAGGTCCGCCGTATCGCTGAAGAACAAGGGCTTATTACGGCTGAGAAAAAAGACTCTACGGGTATCTGCTTTATTGGCGAACGAAAGTTCACCGATTTTCTTGGTCGCTATTTGCCAGCACAACCAGGACAAATAGAAACGCCAGATGGAAAAGTAATTGGCGAGCACCAAGGGCTCATGTATCACACGCTAGGCCAACGTAAAGGGTTACATATCGGTGGTCAGAAAGGTGGTGGCGGTAATGAAGATCCGTGGTATGTTGCTGACAAAGATTTAAAGCGAAATGTACTGATTGCAGTTCAAGGGGCTGACCATCCACTTCTAAAATCGACTGGATTGCTCGCATCACAGCTGCATTGGGTAAATAGAGGTGTAATTTCAGAATCAATGAGTTGCACAGTAAAAACGCGTTATCGTCAACAAGATATTCCATGTACAATCATCCCTATCGATGATGAAAATATCAAAGTAATCTTTGACGAGCCACAAGTTGCTGTGACACCTGGGCAATCTGCGGTATTTTATAGAAATGATATTTGCCTTGGTGGTGGTATCATTGAACAAAGAATTTAA
- a CDS encoding arginyltransferase: MPAEARQIKIGLSSQNHCNYLEDRMERVAVAMDEELHTENNYEMLLANGFRRSGNTIYTPYCDNCNACQAIRISIPDIALTKSQKRLKNKAQTLNWQMKNEMDENWFELYSRYINKRHTNGSMFPPQKDVFAQFSQCDWLNTQYLHIYDGKNLIAIAVTDDMHLSASAFYTFFDPDYPLSLGTVGVLMQIEHCIQTNKQWLYLGYQIDECPAMNYKVRFHRHQKLVNQRWQG, encoded by the coding sequence ATGCCAGCTGAAGCTCGACAGATTAAGATTGGCTTGTCTAGTCAAAATCACTGCAATTACCTAGAAGATCGGATGGAAAGAGTCGCGGTTGCTATGGATGAAGAACTGCATACTGAAAACAATTATGAAATGCTTCTGGCAAATGGTTTTAGGCGTAGCGGCAATACAATATACACCCCTTATTGTGACAACTGTAATGCTTGTCAGGCAATCAGGATATCCATCCCGGACATAGCGCTCACTAAAAGCCAAAAAAGACTGAAAAATAAAGCACAGACGCTGAATTGGCAGATGAAGAACGAGATGGACGAGAATTGGTTCGAGCTATACAGCCGATACATCAACAAAAGGCATACAAACGGCAGTATGTTCCCTCCTCAAAAAGATGTTTTCGCTCAGTTTTCTCAATGTGATTGGTTAAATACCCAGTATCTACACATTTATGACGGAAAGAATCTGATCGCTATTGCTGTCACCGATGACATGCATCTTAGTGCTAGTGCCTTCTACACTTTCTTCGACCCTGACTACCCGCTATCCCTTGGTACTGTTGGCGTATTGATGCAAATAGAACATTGCATTCAAACCAATAAACAGTGGCTATATTTAGGCTACCAAATAGACGAATGCCCAGCGATGAATTATAAAGTACGTTTTCATCGCCATCAAAAGCTAGTAAATCAACGATGGCAAGGGTAG
- the aroA gene encoding 3-phosphoshikimate 1-carboxyvinyltransferase, with product MESLTLQPIHQVNGEVNLPGSKSVSNRALLLAALAKGTTCLTNLLDSDDIRHMLNALSLLGVQYTLSDDKTVCEVEGLGRSFQSSSALELFLGNAGTAMRPLAAALCLGEGDYVLTGEPRMKERPIGHLVNALRSAGAQIEYLENENYPPLKIQGTGLKEGSVSIDGSISSQFLTAFLMSAPLAEGEVTINIDGELVSKPYIDITLHIMKQFGVDVINKNYAQFVIPAGQNYISPDEFLVEGDASSASYFLAAAAIKGGEIKVTGIGKNSIQGDIKFADALEKMGAEIEWGDDYVISRVGELKAIDMDFNHIPDAAMTIATTALFAKGTTVIRNVYNWRVKETDRLAAMATELRKVGAEVEEGEDYITITPTNKLNHAVIDTYDDHRMAMCFSLVALSDTPVTINDPACTSKTFPDYFNKLKGLSRTQ from the coding sequence ATGGAATCCCTTACGCTACAACCTATTCATCAAGTAAATGGTGAAGTCAACCTCCCTGGTTCAAAAAGTGTCTCAAACCGAGCGTTGCTACTTGCTGCTCTTGCCAAAGGCACGACTTGTCTTACTAATCTGCTGGATAGTGATGATATCCGTCATATGCTCAATGCATTATCACTTTTGGGTGTGCAATATACACTTTCAGATGATAAAACGGTTTGTGAAGTAGAAGGCCTAGGACGGTCATTTCAAAGTAGCAGTGCATTAGAACTCTTTCTCGGTAATGCAGGAACCGCTATGCGTCCACTAGCCGCCGCTTTATGCTTAGGTGAAGGCGACTACGTATTAACTGGCGAACCTCGCATGAAAGAGCGTCCTATAGGACATTTAGTTAATGCATTACGTAGCGCTGGTGCTCAAATTGAGTATCTAGAAAATGAAAACTATCCCCCATTAAAAATCCAAGGAACTGGCTTAAAAGAAGGGAGCGTTTCAATTGATGGCTCAATATCAAGTCAATTCTTAACGGCTTTTTTGATGTCGGCTCCCCTTGCTGAAGGTGAAGTAACCATAAATATTGATGGTGAACTAGTTTCCAAGCCATATATCGATATTACGTTGCACATAATGAAGCAGTTTGGTGTTGATGTTATCAATAAAAATTACGCCCAATTTGTTATTCCTGCGGGGCAAAATTACATCTCACCCGACGAGTTTCTCGTTGAAGGGGATGCTTCCTCTGCTTCGTATTTCTTAGCCGCAGCGGCTATAAAAGGTGGTGAGATTAAGGTCACAGGTATAGGGAAGAACAGCATTCAAGGCGATATTAAATTTGCGGATGCGCTAGAGAAAATGGGTGCGGAAATAGAGTGGGGCGACGATTATGTTATCTCACGTGTTGGTGAGTTAAAAGCGATCGATATGGACTTTAACCACATTCCGGATGCGGCAATGACTATCGCGACAACCGCTCTATTTGCAAAAGGTACCACGGTTATTCGTAATGTTTATAACTGGCGAGTCAAGGAGACCGATCGCTTAGCCGCGATGGCGACAGAACTACGTAAAGTTGGTGCGGAAGTAGAGGAAGGTGAAGATTATATTACCATCACGCCGACCAATAAGCTCAACCATGCTGTAATCGATACCTACGATGATCATAGAATGGCAATGTGCTTTTCTCTCGTTGCATTAAGTGATACGCCAGTTACGATCAATGATCCTGCATGTACATCCAAAACGTTTCCGGACTATTTTAACAAGCTGAAAGGCCTTAGTAGGACACAGTAG
- a CDS encoding DUF2498 family protein yields MSDKKIVSEFDLLLIANQIIQDSDGYIEGMHADSVIEKDDVLVFKGQYFLDENGLPTADTTAVFNMFKYLAINLSKEFTLQ; encoded by the coding sequence ATGAGCGATAAAAAAATTGTTTCCGAATTTGATCTTCTATTGATTGCAAACCAGATAATCCAAGATAGCGATGGCTATATAGAGGGAATGCACGCAGATTCTGTGATAGAAAAGGATGACGTTTTAGTCTTTAAAGGCCAATATTTCCTAGACGAAAACGGCTTACCAACAGCGGATACTACTGCTGTTTTCAACATGTTCAAATATCTCGCGATTAACTTATCTAAAGAATTTACGCTTCAATAA
- the clpS gene encoding ATP-dependent Clp protease adapter ClpS — protein sequence MSKQYEWITPDSDLLEKEQTKVTAPSLYHVILNNDDYTPMDFVIDILARFFSMDLEKATQIMLQIHYEGKAICGTYTAEIAETKVAQVTVYSRENEHPLLCTMEQA from the coding sequence ATGAGCAAACAATACGAATGGATCACTCCAGATTCAGACCTACTGGAGAAAGAACAAACTAAGGTCACAGCGCCATCTTTGTATCATGTCATTTTAAATAATGATGACTATACACCGATGGATTTTGTCATAGATATACTGGCGAGATTCTTTTCCATGGATTTGGAGAAGGCAACTCAGATAATGCTTCAAATTCATTACGAAGGTAAGGCTATTTGTGGCACTTATACTGCTGAAATTGCCGAAACAAAAGTGGCTCAGGTCACTGTGTATTCGAGGGAAAACGAGCACCCGCTTTTGTGCACGATGGAACAGGCGTAG